CGCACAGTTTCGCCTCAATCAGAATGTATTCATGGCAATGGATAGTTCGTATGCCCATGCTTTTCAATTCAATGAAGCGGTTTCATTTGTAGTGGAATGTGATACACAGGAAGAAATAAATTATTATTGGAACAAACTTACCGAAAAGGGGCAAGAAAGTCAGTGTGGTTGGTTGAAAGATCAATTTGGTGTTTCATGGCAGATTATACCCAGTATTTTGAGCCAATTAATGAGCAATCCTGAAAAATCTCAAAGAGTAGTACAGGCATTTATGCAAATGAAGAAATTTGACATTGAGAAACTGAAACAAGCATAATGTAATGATTGTGCAATTTAATCCTTACTTGACCTTCAATGGCAATTGCCGTGAAGCGATGACTTTCTACAAAGATTGTCTGGGGGGAACACTTCATTTTCAAACCATTGGCGATTCGCCAATGGCTGATGAAATACCTTTCAAATTTAGAGATTACATCTTACATGCTACACTCACAAAAAATAAATGGGTGCTGATGGGGTCGGATATAGTTGCTGAATCGGGCCGTGTAGTAGGAAACTCCGTTTCGCTAATGGTTCATTGCAGTAGTGAAGAAGAAATCCGAACCTGTTATCAAAAGATGTCAGATGCTTGTCAATGCTCACATCCTTTAGAAAGCACTTTTTGGGGAGCTTTATTTGGAGGGCTTACAGATAAATTTGGAAATCAGTGGTTATTTAATTGTGAATTGAATAAATAAGTAAACATAATTTTGTTATAAATTTAATAAAAGTGAAAAAGAATAAAATTATCTATTGGATAGCAACCATTATCATCTTCTTGTTTGAAGGAGTAATGCCTGCTTTGACCTCACAAACCGAACTTGCCAAAGAAGGAATCCGACATTTGGGATATCCCGAATATTTTGGCAATGCTTTGGTTGTCTTCAAAATTTTAGGAGTGTTGATTTTGGTCATTCCAAACCTTCCCAAACGATTAAAAGAATGGGCTTATGCAGGTTTTGTATTTGACTTTGTATTTGCCTCCATCAGTCATGGAGCAGTGGACGGATTTGATTTTCAAACCATTTTTCCATTGATTTTTTTGGCAATTCTAATGGTTTCTTATGTCTATTACCACAAAATCAACTCATCAAATGAAATGCAGTTGTCTTACTAACAAGTGCCATTGAATCTAAAAAAAAAACCTCCTTTTCCGTATTAATCACAGAAAAGGAGGTTTGTTTATCAAAATTAATTTTCAGAATTAAAATTCCAAACTAACTGATTAAGAAAAGGTTGCCGTTTTAATTCCTATTATAATTTTCATTGTTTCGTTACTTCATCTTTGCCCATTCTGCAATGGATTCCTCATTCATTTTTATGTAATCATTGTTGTTCGCTTCTTTAGCCAAAGCCAATGATTTTTCAGCGGTTGCAACTGCATCTTTGTATTTTTTCATTTTTGCTTCAATCAAAGACATCTGACGCAAAACCCAGAATTTTTCATTGCCGCCCATTTCTAATGCTTTCGACATCCATTCGTGAGCCTGATTCAAATCCTGATCATTTTCTGCATAAAAACGAGCCGCAGCATAATAATCGTTCCAAGAAGGTCCAGCCATGATGTTTTTGATATCTGCCATTACCGCCTCGGTAGTGCCTACACTCAAAGGAATAGAAACCATAGTGTTGGCCCAAGTCAAGTTAATATTTGCGCTATTATCTTTCAGGTCACTTACATCAATGGTAAAAGTTTCCACAGTATGACCTATTTTAGTAGGCTTCACCATAAAACGCACTGCATCTTCTTCTTCCTTGTAGTTATCACCGCCAGTACCTCCATGAGTGATGTTGTTGTGAAAAATAATCGTCCATTCTGATTCACCAGGAATCGTGTAAAGCGCATATTTTCCTTTCTTCAATTCTTTGCCACCCACTTTCACATCTTTGCTAAAAGAAACCTTAGTAGAAGCATTCGCACCTGTGCGCCACATCACACCATAAGGAACCAAATCACCAAAAATATCCCTTCCTTTTTTGCTTGGACGGGAATACTCAATCTTTACTTCTGTCAAGCCAACAGTTTGTTCCAACTCGCTCGAAGGACTCGGCGCAGGGGTTTTCAATTGCGCATTAGCCGTAAAAGTGTTGAACAACACACAAACAATAAGACAAATCGAGATTTGCAAAAATCCTTTCATTATGATAAATTTTAAGTTTAAATAGAATTACTATAATTTTTTGCAAAAATAGCAACAAAATATTACTTTGCCATTCCTTTAAGTAGTCAATGAATGACATTTTCAAAACATAACCCTAACATAATGTCCAATATTCCATCTTTCAAACTAATCGAAAAAGAAGCCATCCATCTAATCGGTATGTGCATGTTTGGCAATTTTCATGAGCAAAACACCATTCCTGAACTTTGGCAAGAGTTCAACCCTTACTTGCAAGATATACCCAATCGGGTAAATGAAAATCAATGCTTTGGGCTAGAAATCTACAGCGATAGTTTTATGAAAACTAACAAATGGCACTACATGACAGCTGTTGAAGTAAGTACTTTGGAGACAATTCCTCTACTGACCGTTGCCAAAACACTGCCGCCCAGCCAGTATGCCGTGTTCACCCACAAAGGAACTGTTCAGACCATTGCTCAAACCTTCCAATACATCTACCAGACTTGGCTGCCCAATGCCGACTATGAGATTGCAGCCCCGTTTGACTTTGAGTTTTACGATGAAAGGTTCAAAGGAGGAGGAGCAGATTCCGAAACAGATATTTACCTGCCTGTTAGACCAAAAGATTTTTCCTAAATTCGCACTTCAAAACGCACATTCTTTTCATTTTCACTTCAATTGTAAACACCATGCCTTCAAAAGAAGACCTACCTATCGAATTGCAAAACCGACTTCAATCACTTCAAGACCAACTTGCTGCAATCGCAGAGGACACACAAGATTCCCTCAAAGCAAACGCACTGTTGGACTTAGCCAAAGCTGAAATAGAAGCAGAAGAATTTGAAGCAGCGTCAACACACCTTCAAGAAAGCTTGTCGCTACAAGCAGCAGACAGCACCGAAAAAGCAGCAGTTCATACCGAACTTTGTGCTGCATACTTAGGTTTGTCAAAAATGGAAGAAGCTGAAAACGAAATAAATGCAGCCATTTCTATTCACCAATTGCAGGGTGAAAAAGCAGCATTGAATAAAGCGATTCGACAATTGGCATTGATTTTTGCACAAAAAGGCAAGATGGAAGAAGCCGAGCAGTTGATTCACCAAAAAATCGAACAAACAACGGCTGTTGAGGATTGGGAAGAAGCTGGTAAGTTTTATGGTTTTGCAGGAGAACTCGCTAGTGCACAAGAAGACTATCAGGTTGCTTTTGAGTATTTTAGAAGCGGTTTAAAGTCATTGAGGAAAACTGAAGGCAATCACGATCTTATGGGAGGCTACTACGAATCGCTCGCCCGACTGTTGATGCACTTTCAAAAAAATGCAGAAGCTGCCCATAGCTTTGAAGAAGGAGCAGCGCAGTATGAACTGGCAAACAAACCCTTATTGCAGGGCGGACTGTTGACTTTGGTGGCAAAGGTTTGGGAAAGTGAAGGGAAATATATGCACGCTATTCCTTACTTGGAGCGAGCTGCAACTGCTTTTCAACAATCTGAGGAGCAAAGTGCTGCTATGCAAACGGCAGATGCTTATTATCAAATTGCCTATTTGTATGAACAAGAAAAACAATTTGCAGAGGCTCTTAAATACCATCAAAAGGCGTTACCTTTTGCCCATAAAACAGAGGACGAAATGTTGATTGCTTCCGTTGAAGATTCAATTGAGCAGTGCCAAGAAAAACTGCAATCTCAAAAACCTTCAAAAGCAAAGGACGGCAAAAAGGGATTTTTCGGCAAATTGAAGGATATGTTTGGGTAAAAAAAGGTTGGATAAATAGTATTTTACCAATCACTAATGCACGACCTGATTGTACTTCCGCAACTGCTTCAACATGACCTCCATATCTTTGGGCAAAGGAGCTTCAAATGTTACCTTTTCCTGCGAACTTGGATGAATAAGCGTCAATCGAAAGGCGTGTAAAGACAAACGGCTCAAAGTCGGACGTTCCTCTTCAAACTTACCTATTTGGTAGCGTTTTTTCACCATCGAAAGATAAAAACCATCCCCTTCTCCATAAATTGAATCAACTGCAAGCGGATGCCCAATTGCTTGGAAATGAACACGAATTTGGTGCATTCTCCCAGTTTCCAACACGACTTCCACTGCCGAAAACAGCTTAAATTCTTCCACGACTTTGTAGTGCGTCACCGCTGTTTTACCGTTTTTATTCGCCCGCATCGTTCCTCTACGCATGGGGTTTTCTAAGATTTTGAGGTCGATCGTGCCTTCCTTTTGAATGAGCCGCCCTTTGATAATGGTAAAATAGGTTTTCTCCACTTTTCGTTTTTGGAAATCTTGTGACAGCTTTCGATGTGCATCCTTGTTTTTGGCAAAACAAATAATGCCGCTTGTCTCAGCATCTAAGCGGTGAACCACAAAAATTTCCCCATATTGACGCTGCAAATGGGTGTATAAATTGGGAATGGCAGGATTGTAGCGGTCTGGCAAAGTGTAGATAGACGATGGTTTGTTGACAATCAACAAATCATCATCTTCAAATACAACTTCAATAACCTGATTGTTTTTTTTGGACATGAGACTGTGTATTTCAAGAATTGTAGGGTTTTAAGCTGCAAAGTTAAAGAAAATTGGACTTTGGACGAAAGAAGTAGGACGCAAGATTCAAGATATAAAGAATTGATAATCACAATCTTAATTTATTGACAGAATTGAACACAAATAATTGGTTATTAGCCAATTAAATTCTTACTTCTTGCATCTTTGCTCCCTCGTCCAAAGTCCAATATAATAAAACGTCAAAAGCCTTTTCTATTCATTTTTTTTTCATAGTACATGGAGAGAAACTTGAAAAACGCTATTTTGCACGTATTAATTTTTTCATTCCTACAATTCACAATCAAAAAATGTCCAAACTCGATCGCAAAGATTTCTTGAAAAAAACCGCTCTGGCGGCTGTCACCATCCCTGCAATGATAACCGCTTGCAGCAGTGAAAGCAATGGCAATTCCAAAGAAGAAGGTGGCAGCGTACAATCTGGCAAAAAATACAAGTGGAAAATGGTGACAACTTGGCCCCCCAACTTTCCGATTTTGGGCGAAGGTGCAGAAATGTTTGCAGAATGGGTAGAGCAGATGTCCAATGGACGATTGAGCATCAAGGTATATGGAGGCGGTGAATTGGTTCCTGCTTTGGAGGCATTTGATGCGGTCAGCAGTGGAACGGTAGAAATGAGTAGTGGAGCAGCCTATTATTGGGCGGGAAAAGTGCCTGCTGCTCAGTTTTTTGCATCGGTACCGTTTGGCATGAATGCCCAACAGATGAATGCATGGATGATAAGTGGCGGCGGTATGGAATTGTGGCGAGAGGTATATGCCGACTTCAATGTGATACCGATGTTGGGCGGCAATACAGGCGTGCAAATGGGCGGTTGGTTCAACCGTGAAATCAACTCGGTTGCCGATTTGAAGGGCTTGAAAATGCGTATTCCTGGACTGGGTGGAAAGGTATTGGAAAAAGCGGGTGGGGCTGCTGTTTTATCGGCTGGTAGTGAACTTTATACGAATTTGGAAAGGGGCGTAATTGATGCAACGGAATGGATTGGTCCTTTTCACGATTACCGCATGGGTTTCCACAAAATCGCCAAGTATTATTACACCCCAGGATGGCATGAATTGGGATCGGTTTTGGAATTGGGTATCAACAAACAAAGTTTTGAGCAACTTCCCAAAGACCTTCAAGTGATTTTGGAAACGGCCTCCATGCGCCTCAATTTGTGGACTTTGGCAGAAATTGAAACCAAAAATGCGGAATACCTCGAAAAAATAAAAGCGGAGGGAAAAATTGAAATTCGGGAATTTCCCGATGAAGTATTGGCTCAATTGCGGGTATATACGGAGGAGGTCATTGCAGAATTAGTGGCAAGTGATCCTGTTGCCAAAAAAGTGTATGATTCTTTTGAAGGTTTTAGAAAACAAATCAAAGCTTGGTCTGCTTTAACAGAAAAGGTTTATTACGATAAGATTGAAGTGTAAACTAAGATTTTGTAGGAAAAACGGTTATTTGAATTTAACGATGATGGATTTACAAAAATTACAAGCACTAAAAGCACAGTTAAGTGAACACAAAGTAAAATTGGTAGCGGTTTCTAAGACCAAACCGATTGAAGTGATTTTGGAATTTTACGAAGCTGGACACAAGGCGTTTGGTGAAAATAAGGTGCAAGAATTGGTGGAAAAATATGAACAAATGCCCAAAGACATTGAATGGCATTTTATCGGACACCTTCAAAGTAATAAGGTGAAATACATTGCATCTTTTGTGCATCTGATTCATGGAGTAGACAGTTTTAAGCTGCTGCAAGAAATCAACAAACAGGCTGCTAAAAATGACCGAATCATTGACTGCCTCCTTCAAATGCACATTGCAGAAGAAAGCACAAAGTTTGGCTTTGATGAATCGGAAGTTTTTGAAGTGCTGCAAGATTCGGATTTTGAAGCCTTGGAGAATGTGCGTATTGCTGGCGTGATGGGCATGGCGACTTATACGGATGATACGCAGCAGGTGAGACGGGAATTTCACCAACTCCAACAAATTTTTGAAGCCTTGAAAAATCGCTTTTTTGAAGGGCAAGATTCTTTCAAAGAGATTTCGATGGGCATGTCGGGAGATTACGAATTGGCGATTGAAGAAGGGAGTACGATGGTGCGGGTTGGGAGTTTGTTGTTTGGGAGTCGGTGAGAACGAAAAAACTCCAAATAAGATTTCTTTCAAGGCAATTTTTTGCATATCTTTCTTTGTAAAGAGAGAAACTATTGTTATTTTTATCTTTCTCAATAAAGAAAGGTATGTCCAAGCAAATAGTATTCAGGCAAATTATTGCAGATTTCATTCATCGTGCACTTCCCAAAACAATGAGTAGGGAAGTGGTTTTACCCGTCAATGTTTCAAAAATTGTGTCTGTTATTGGAGCAAGACGAGTAGGTAAAACGTTTATACTTTTTGACCTCATTCGACAACTTCGGGAAGAAATGCCTGCCGATAGATTGGTGTATGTTAACTTTGAAGACGATCGACTTTTTCAATTGCAGTTAACAGACTTAGATGATTTACTGCGAGCCTATTATGAGTTGTACCCATTGAACAAGCAAAATCTCGTATATTTCTTTTTTGATGAAATACAAGAAGTTCCCCATTGGGAAAAGTTTGTACGCAGATTATTGGATACCGAAAATTGCAGAATATATGTGACAGGTTCTTCTTCAAAGTTATTGAGTAGAGAATTGGCAACAGGTTTGAGGGGCAGAACTTTATCCTTTGAAGTTTTCCCACTTAGTTTCCACGAGTTTTTGACCTTTCAAGACTTGCACTTTAACACCGATACATCTGAAGGACAAGCACTTGCTAAATACCAATTGCGAAAATACATACGGCAAGGTGGATTTCCAGAATTACTCACCCTTCCCGAATATTTGCATCAAAGAACCATCAATGAATACATTGATTTGATGCTCTATAGAGATTTGGTCGAACGGTTTGGTATCAAAAATCCAAGTTTACTAAAGCATTTGATGAAATATTTATTCACCAATATTGCAAACTTACTAAGTACCCATAAGATTTACAACGACTTAAAATCGCAGGGTTTTGCAGTGGGAAAAAATACGGTTTATGACTACATGACCTATTTAGAAGAAGCTTTTGCGGTGTTTAGTGTCCAAAAGTGGAGTCGTTCTGTTCGGAAACAAATGATGAATCCCAACAAAATATATGCCCTCGACCCAAGTTATAAATATGACATGAGCATTAGCGAAGATATAGGGCGGGTTTTTGAGAATATGGTTTTTTTGGCTTTGAAGCGAAAACACAGTGAAATTCATTATTTTACGGAAAAACAGGAAGTAGATTTCGTATTGCCCGATAACTCTCTTATCAATGCCGCTTATGATTTACCGCTATTGACCAAGCAAAGAGAACTGAATAGTCTTGTGGAAGGGATGAATTATTTTGAAAAGGAAAATGCTTTGTTGATTACTTGGGATGGTTTTGAAGATGTGAAAATAGAAAACAAAATGATACAAATCCGTCCGCTTTGGTGGTTTTTTGAGCCACAAAATGTTTAGTGTCTTTCTTTTGTGGTTCAAAAATCTTTGGGTACTCCACTAAAAATATCCCTACAAAACAATCCCATGTAGTTCCTTCAAATCCTGAATCTCATAAGTCGGCAAAACTCCCAAATGATTGTCTAAGCCTTTTGGATTGTACCAACAGGTATGCAAACCATAATTGTTACCCCCTTGAATATCAGAACTCAAACTGTCGCCAATCACCAATACCTCCGATTTATTGGGAAAATCAATCTGCTCAAAGGTATGGTCGAAAAAAGGAGTATGTGGTTTGGAGACACCTATTTCGTCTGACACAATGATGGCTTCAAAATAAGGAGTCAAGCCTGTGCGCTGCAATCGAGGACGCTGTACTTCCTTCAATCCGTTGGTAATGATGGCCATAGGAATTTTTCCATGCAGTTGCTGCAATACCTCGAATGCTCCCTCCAACAAACTGCTGTGATGCACAAGGTTTTGGAGGTACTGCTCATTGAAGTGTAGGGCATCTCCTGCAATGGCTGCTGCTTCAAAAAACAACTCAAAACGCACCCGCCTGAGCGTATCTTGGTCTATTTTTTTCTGCTCAAAATCCCGCCAACATTGTTGACTGATGCCAAGATATTGGTCGAAATGATGGGCTTCTTGTGTGATTCCGAAGCTGGTGAAGGTTGCTGCAAAAGCATCTTTGGCGGTTTGGTCGAAGTCAAAAAGGGTGTTGTCTGCATCAAACAGGAGGTATTGATAGGGCATTTGATTGGTAAATTTGGTTTGCAAATATACAATGTACAGTAGAGATGTTTTACTAAAACGTCTCTACAAATGCCCCTATACAAAAAAATCCCCTTCTCTCTATCTGGAAAGAAGGAGATTTATTATCTTTTAGATCTACTCCACCATCAAACTCACCGCAGCACCACCGCCAGCAGCCAAGTGTAAGTCCAAGACCGTTTCGCTATCCACTGTGTGTTTTTCAATTTTGTAGTCCGTAGGATTATCGTCCCAATGCGCTTTGTCACCATCCAAATACAGCGTTGCGGCATATTTTTTACCTGCTTCCAAAAAGTCCAATTTCACCTTCAAATCCCTCGTATTTTCATCCGTCACACTTCCCAAAAACCAGTTGTTCGAACCTCTTTCTTGTCGGGCAATCGTTACATATTCACCCACTTCGCCGTTTAGCGTTTTGGAAGTTTCCCAATCCACCGCCACATCTCGAATAAACTGAAAAGCAGGATGTTTGCCTTCTTGATAAAATTCGGGCAGATCGCAAGCCATTTGGACAGGGCTGTACAGCACCACATACAAAGCCAATTGTTGCGCCAAAGTTGTATTCACCTGATTGTCGTCTTTGTAGGGACTCAGTTTGATGTTGAAAACCCCAGGCGTGAAGTCAATCGGTCCACCCAACATTCGGGTAAACGGCACGATGGTCAAATGTTCGGGAGGATTGCCGCCATCCGAAGCCCAAGCGTTGAACTCTTGTCCACGCAAGCCTTCTCTGGAAATAGCATTGGGTAAAGTTCGGCGAATACCCGTGTCTTTGATGGGTTCGTGAGCATTGATGGCCACTTTGTATTTCGCACCTGTTTCCAAGACTTTGCGGTAGTGATTCACCATCCATTGACCGTGGTGGAATTCGTCTTTCGGAATGATTTTACCGACATATCCCGTCTTCACAGCATGAATATCCAAACTTTGCATCAGCGCGAAAGCGGTATCCAATTGCTGCTCATAGGTGCGGGGAGCGGCCGAGGTTTCGTGGTGCATGATGAGTTCCACACCTTTTTCTTTGCCGTAGCGCACCACTTCTTTGAGGTCGTAGTCGGCATAAGGGGTCACAAAGTCAAACACGCCTTCACGGTCTTCAAAACCAATCCAATGCTCCCAGCCTGTGTTCCAACCTTCGACCAAAATGCCTCCAATGTTGTTCGCTGCTGCAAAGTCAATGAAACGTTTGGCATTGGCAGTAGTCGCACCGTGTTTGCCGCCTTCGAGTTGCCAAGTGGACTTGCCCAAGTGCATTTCCCACCAAATACCCACATATTTTGTCGGTTTGAACCAAGAAATGTCTCCCAATTTGTTGGGTTCATTGAGGTTTACAATCAACTTAGAATCAATCAATCCACCTGCTGTTTCTGCAATTTGAATCGTTCTCCACGGCGTATTGAAGGGAAGTTCTACTTTGGCTTTGTAGCCCAAGCGTTTTGACCCAACCAATTCGCTTTCCATCAGCAAGTTGTCTTTGTCCACCTTCAAAGTCATGCCCGAATAGTTGGTCAAATTGGCTTCATGGAAACTGAGGTGCAATCCGTCTGCGGTTTTCATGGTGACAGGCGTATTGACTGCATTTTCGGGAATATAGGTTTGTCCTAAGTTGGGATGGTTTTGTTTGCTCAATGCGTCAATTGCAGAGAACTTAGTGGTATTGTAGAGGTGTTCGTAAATGTCCCAATCGCCAGGAATCCACCAACAAGTGTGGTCGCCTGTGAGTTTGAATTGGGTGTGTTCGTCCATTATGATGGCTTCTGTCCAATTTGCTTGTTCGGGAAATTCGTAGCGAAATCCCAAACCATCGTCATATACTTTGAAGTGAAGGTCGATCAAGCGGTTTGGTGCTTCACTTTCCTGCAAATGTAGCGTCAATTCATTGTAGTGATTTTCGACCATTCGCTGTTCACCCCACGGCATTTCCCAGCTTTCAAAAACGGTGCTTGTTTCGCTGTTGAGTAGTTTCATGCCTTTTGCCAAAGTAGGGGCATCTTTGAAGTCGAAACCTCCTAAAGTGGATGTATCAATTACTGTTTTGTCTTTGTAAGTAACTGTATAGGAAGGGACTCCGTCACTGTTCAAAAACCATTGAAGTCGAATGTTTTTAGAAGGGGAAGGAAGTGAAGTTGTCGCCTCAGAATTTGGGGCGGGTTGGCAACCTTGAAGGAATAGGACAAAAAATAGTATGCCCAAGGAATGGAGTAAAGAATGTTTCATTTGT
This window of the Chitinophagales bacterium genome carries:
- a CDS encoding TRAP transporter substrate-binding protein — encoded protein: MSKLDRKDFLKKTALAAVTIPAMITACSSESNGNSKEEGGSVQSGKKYKWKMVTTWPPNFPILGEGAEMFAEWVEQMSNGRLSIKVYGGGELVPALEAFDAVSSGTVEMSSGAAYYWAGKVPAAQFFASVPFGMNAQQMNAWMISGGGMELWREVYADFNVIPMLGGNTGVQMGGWFNREINSVADLKGLKMRIPGLGGKVLEKAGGAAVLSAGSELYTNLERGVIDATEWIGPFHDYRMGFHKIAKYYYTPGWHELGSVLELGINKQSFEQLPKDLQVILETASMRLNLWTLAEIETKNAEYLEKIKAEGKIEIREFPDEVLAQLRVYTEEVIAELVASDPVAKKVYDSFEGFRKQIKAWSALTEKVYYDKIEV
- a CDS encoding glycoside hydrolase family 97 protein codes for the protein MKHSLLHSLGILFFVLFLQGCQPAPNSEATTSLPSPSKNIRLQWFLNSDGVPSYTVTYKDKTVIDTSTLGGFDFKDAPTLAKGMKLLNSETSTVFESWEMPWGEQRMVENHYNELTLHLQESEAPNRLIDLHFKVYDDGLGFRYEFPEQANWTEAIIMDEHTQFKLTGDHTCWWIPGDWDIYEHLYNTTKFSAIDALSKQNHPNLGQTYIPENAVNTPVTMKTADGLHLSFHEANLTNYSGMTLKVDKDNLLMESELVGSKRLGYKAKVELPFNTPWRTIQIAETAGGLIDSKLIVNLNEPNKLGDISWFKPTKYVGIWWEMHLGKSTWQLEGGKHGATTANAKRFIDFAAANNIGGILVEGWNTGWEHWIGFEDREGVFDFVTPYADYDLKEVVRYGKEKGVELIMHHETSAAPRTYEQQLDTAFALMQSLDIHAVKTGYVGKIIPKDEFHHGQWMVNHYRKVLETGAKYKVAINAHEPIKDTGIRRTLPNAISREGLRGQEFNAWASDGGNPPEHLTIVPFTRMLGGPIDFTPGVFNIKLSPYKDDNQVNTTLAQQLALYVVLYSPVQMACDLPEFYQEGKHPAFQFIRDVAVDWETSKTLNGEVGEYVTIARQERGSNNWFLGSVTDENTRDLKVKLDFLEAGKKYAATLYLDGDKAHWDDNPTDYKIEKHTVDSETVLDLHLAAGGGAAVSLMVE
- a CDS encoding RluA family pseudouridine synthase; protein product: MSKKNNQVIEVVFEDDDLLIVNKPSSIYTLPDRYNPAIPNLYTHLQRQYGEIFVVHRLDAETSGIICFAKNKDAHRKLSQDFQKRKVEKTYFTIIKGRLIQKEGTIDLKILENPMRRGTMRANKNGKTAVTHYKVVEEFKLFSAVEVVLETGRMHQIRVHFQAIGHPLAVDSIYGEGDGFYLSMVKKRYQIGKFEEERPTLSRLSLHAFRLTLIHPSSQEKVTFEAPLPKDMEVMLKQLRKYNQVVH
- a CDS encoding YjjG family noncanonical pyrimidine nucleotidase, translated to MPYQYLLFDADNTLFDFDQTAKDAFAATFTSFGITQEAHHFDQYLGISQQCWRDFEQKKIDQDTLRRVRFELFFEAAAIAGDALHFNEQYLQNLVHHSSLLEGAFEVLQQLHGKIPMAIITNGLKEVQRPRLQRTGLTPYFEAIIVSDEIGVSKPHTPFFDHTFEQIDFPNKSEVLVIGDSLSSDIQGGNNYGLHTCWYNPKGLDNHLGVLPTYEIQDLKELHGIVL
- a CDS encoding DoxX family protein, with the protein product MKKNKIIYWIATIIIFLFEGVMPALTSQTELAKEGIRHLGYPEYFGNALVVFKILGVLILVIPNLPKRLKEWAYAGFVFDFVFASISHGAVDGFDFQTIFPLIFLAILMVSYVYYHKINSSNEMQLSY
- a CDS encoding glyoxalase/bleomycin resistance/extradiol dioxygenase family protein codes for the protein MIVQFNPYLTFNGNCREAMTFYKDCLGGTLHFQTIGDSPMADEIPFKFRDYILHATLTKNKWVLMGSDIVAESGRVVGNSVSLMVHCSSEEEIRTCYQKMSDACQCSHPLESTFWGALFGGLTDKFGNQWLFNCELNK
- a CDS encoding DUF2911 domain-containing protein; the encoded protein is MKGFLQISICLIVCVLFNTFTANAQLKTPAPSPSSELEQTVGLTEVKIEYSRPSKKGRDIFGDLVPYGVMWRTGANASTKVSFSKDVKVGGKELKKGKYALYTIPGESEWTIIFHNNITHGGTGGDNYKEEEDAVRFMVKPTKIGHTVETFTIDVSDLKDNSANINLTWANTMVSIPLSVGTTEAVMADIKNIMAGPSWNDYYAAARFYAENDQDLNQAHEWMSKALEMGGNEKFWVLRQMSLIEAKMKKYKDAVATAEKSLALAKEANNNDYIKMNEESIAEWAKMK
- a CDS encoding ATP-binding protein, whose protein sequence is MSKQIVFRQIIADFIHRALPKTMSREVVLPVNVSKIVSVIGARRVGKTFILFDLIRQLREEMPADRLVYVNFEDDRLFQLQLTDLDDLLRAYYELYPLNKQNLVYFFFDEIQEVPHWEKFVRRLLDTENCRIYVTGSSSKLLSRELATGLRGRTLSFEVFPLSFHEFLTFQDLHFNTDTSEGQALAKYQLRKYIRQGGFPELLTLPEYLHQRTINEYIDLMLYRDLVERFGIKNPSLLKHLMKYLFTNIANLLSTHKIYNDLKSQGFAVGKNTVYDYMTYLEEAFAVFSVQKWSRSVRKQMMNPNKIYALDPSYKYDMSISEDIGRVFENMVFLALKRKHSEIHYFTEKQEVDFVLPDNSLINAAYDLPLLTKQRELNSLVEGMNYFEKENALLITWDGFEDVKIENKMIQIRPLWWFFEPQNV
- a CDS encoding YggS family pyridoxal phosphate-dependent enzyme → MNLTMMDLQKLQALKAQLSEHKVKLVAVSKTKPIEVILEFYEAGHKAFGENKVQELVEKYEQMPKDIEWHFIGHLQSNKVKYIASFVHLIHGVDSFKLLQEINKQAAKNDRIIDCLLQMHIAEESTKFGFDESEVFEVLQDSDFEALENVRIAGVMGMATYTDDTQQVRREFHQLQQIFEALKNRFFEGQDSFKEISMGMSGDYELAIEEGSTMVRVGSLLFGSR
- a CDS encoding GyrI-like domain-containing protein, giving the protein MSNIPSFKLIEKEAIHLIGMCMFGNFHEQNTIPELWQEFNPYLQDIPNRVNENQCFGLEIYSDSFMKTNKWHYMTAVEVSTLETIPLLTVAKTLPPSQYAVFTHKGTVQTIAQTFQYIYQTWLPNADYEIAAPFDFEFYDERFKGGGADSETDIYLPVRPKDFS